From the Treponema sp. J25 genome, one window contains:
- a CDS encoding UvrD-helicase domain-containing protein produces the protein MEADYLMSLNAEQREAVLHQGAPLLILAGAGSGKTRVITTKIAYLIRECGIEPESILAVTFTNKAAREMAERAALIEPRAMGAMIRTFHSFGAWFLRRNGHLIGLDSRFVIYDEEDSLSLLATIMGGAPRLEVAHMAHKIARAKDYFLSPDDPALELFDHTPQFRRLYGEYEKRLATIGNVDFGDLIKKPVEILRRFPEVRQRFQDRIRVILVDEYQDSNVAQFELLKELCGPSTYLCVVGDDDQSIYRFRGAEVRNILEFPERFPNTHIIRLVRNYRSTRSILQVASAVVSHNRGRLGKEMVAERKEGSPPVVAFLLDQESEARFCADVIQTSVERGGARYGDWAILYRTNAQSLTFETELLHRRIPYRVVGSLKFYEREEVKDALAFLSFLMNPRDEIAFRRIVNKPARGIGDATIEKIIDRSFALPDERRGNLVESCRDMLQTLSGRTRKGLSFFLSVYDRITALFQDEVQGETNEKIPSQAEGPRAQESVPLDGEGPGGESSGRPSAQWMPPEGGEGSLKGGEGLSMVLVLLLEHSGLVAYHASQDAISGSQKVANLQELVNGATLYPATSEGLSLFLEHIELDRSLEATEDVQDAVTLITLHNTKGLEFPRVIITGLEKGVFPREDKNGDDLEEERRLFYVGITRAMDELYCTTCAMRRLYGKTLFLEPSPFLSEFPPESIRIRGNPPAQFPFGAPKGRLEGDPEVTGGYGRGPSVMVSRERPSSEQWSSDGRWKLGQRVFHDEYGYGEIYYIMESEAGPVVDVRFESGRKFRFMSRYQSSSIMRVDHDT, from the coding sequence ATGGAAGCTGACTATCTTATGTCGCTTAATGCGGAACAGCGGGAAGCGGTACTGCATCAAGGGGCGCCTCTTTTAATCCTTGCAGGGGCCGGTTCCGGAAAAACCCGGGTCATTACCACCAAGATCGCCTATTTGATCCGGGAATGCGGGATAGAGCCCGAATCGATTTTGGCAGTTACCTTTACCAATAAGGCGGCTCGCGAAATGGCAGAGCGGGCTGCCCTTATAGAACCCCGGGCGATGGGGGCCATGATTCGTACCTTCCATTCCTTTGGGGCCTGGTTCTTGCGTCGGAATGGTCATCTTATAGGGTTGGATAGCCGCTTTGTGATTTACGATGAAGAGGATAGTCTGAGCCTGCTTGCGACCATCATGGGTGGTGCTCCCCGCCTGGAAGTGGCGCACATGGCCCATAAAATAGCCCGGGCGAAGGATTATTTTCTCAGCCCCGATGACCCGGCCCTTGAACTTTTTGATCATACGCCCCAGTTCAGGCGCCTCTATGGGGAATATGAAAAACGACTTGCCACTATCGGAAACGTTGATTTTGGGGATCTCATTAAAAAACCAGTGGAAATACTTCGGCGATTCCCGGAGGTTCGGCAGCGCTTTCAGGATCGAATTCGGGTAATTCTGGTGGATGAATACCAGGATTCAAATGTGGCCCAGTTTGAGCTCCTTAAAGAACTCTGTGGGCCTTCCACCTATCTGTGTGTGGTAGGGGATGACGATCAATCTATCTATCGGTTCCGGGGCGCCGAAGTTCGGAATATCCTGGAATTCCCTGAGCGCTTCCCCAATACGCACATTATTCGACTGGTGCGAAACTATCGGTCTACCCGGTCGATCCTTCAGGTGGCATCGGCGGTAGTCTCCCATAACCGGGGCCGACTGGGGAAAGAGATGGTCGCAGAACGAAAGGAGGGCTCGCCGCCGGTGGTAGCTTTTCTCTTAGACCAGGAGAGCGAGGCCCGTTTCTGCGCCGATGTGATTCAAACTTCGGTAGAACGGGGCGGCGCTCGCTACGGAGATTGGGCCATCCTGTATCGAACCAACGCGCAGTCCTTAACCTTTGAAACCGAGTTACTTCACCGTAGGATTCCCTATCGAGTGGTGGGCTCTTTAAAATTCTACGAACGGGAAGAAGTAAAGGATGCCCTTGCGTTTCTTTCCTTCCTTATGAACCCCCGGGACGAAATAGCCTTCCGCCGCATTGTGAATAAGCCGGCTCGAGGCATAGGGGATGCCACAATAGAAAAAATAATCGACCGTTCCTTCGCATTGCCCGATGAACGGAGGGGAAACCTCGTAGAATCCTGCCGGGATATGCTCCAGACTCTCTCGGGACGTACCCGTAAGGGGCTTTCCTTTTTTCTTTCGGTATATGACCGAATTACTGCTCTGTTTCAGGATGAAGTTCAAGGGGAAACGAACGAAAAAATCCCGTCTCAGGCTGAAGGGCCTCGTGCCCAGGAAAGCGTTCCTCTCGACGGAGAAGGTCCTGGGGGAGAAAGTTCTGGTCGTCCTTCCGCCCAATGGATGCCTCCCGAAGGAGGAGAGGGAAGTCTCAAGGGTGGGGAAGGGCTTTCCATGGTGTTGGTTCTGCTCCTTGAACACAGTGGGCTTGTGGCATACCACGCTTCCCAGGATGCCATAAGTGGTTCTCAGAAGGTGGCCAACCTCCAGGAACTGGTAAATGGCGCGACATTGTATCCAGCTACAAGCGAAGGGTTAAGTCTATTCCTGGAACACATTGAACTTGATCGATCCCTTGAGGCTACCGAGGATGTGCAGGATGCGGTAACCCTAATAACCTTACATAATACCAAGGGCCTTGAGTTCCCGCGGGTTATTATTACGGGCCTTGAAAAGGGGGTTTTCCCCCGGGAAGATAAGAATGGAGACGATTTGGAAGAAGAACGGCGCCTTTTTTATGTAGGTATTACCCGGGCCATGGATGAGTTGTATTGTACCACCTGTGCTATGCGAAGACTTTATGGGAAAACTCTGTTCCTTGAGCCTTCGCCATTTCTGAGCGAATTTCCCCCGGAGAGTATACGAATCCGGGGGAATCCTCCTGCGCAGTTCCCTTTTGGCGCCCCAAAGGGGAGGCTTGAGGGCGATCCAGAAGTCACAGGAGGATATGGACGCGGCCCTTCGGTGATGGTTTCGAGAGAACGGCCTTCGTCGGAACAATGGTCTTCGGATGGTCGCTGGAAGCTTGGCCAGCGGGTCTTCCATGATGAGTATGGGTACGGCGAAATTTATTACATTATGGAAAGTGAGGCAGGGCCGGTGGTGGATGTGCGTTTTGAGTCGGGCCGGAAATTCCGCTTTATGAGCCGTTATCAAAGCAGTTCGATTATGAGGGTAGACCATGATACCTGA
- the rimO gene encoding 30S ribosomal protein S12 methylthiotransferase RimO, protein MINHRSFYLDPHGCAKNQVDGEVLMAYLLSAGWQAVGAPEDADLIVVNSCGFIQSAKEESIEAVMEWKKLFPSKKILLAGCLAQRYGEALARELPEADALFGNMDLSLAPQAAEAALASTHQSLLPPLPSGSEKEGLSCFTHRPLTSFPGSAYVKLTEGCDNRCSYCAIPLIRGPLRSRPVESIVEECQALLQRGVRELCLVGQDLGSYGKDIGPSREGEFSTLLPELVRRLSQLSGDFWIRLLYIHPDHFPGELLELCEKDPRILPYFDLPFQHASPRILRLMNRKGNPETYLDLIKRIRDALPHATIRSTFLVGFPGETEEDFQTLRQFQEAAQLDWLGVFAYSREEDTPAYHFKGRVPQKIALHRKKEIETAQIPITENRLERLVGQELQIIVEEQIENEENLYIGRGIYHAPEVDGAVVLTASQPLQVGTFTRSRIVARCGFDLDGVNSDGS, encoded by the coding sequence ATGATCAACCACCGTTCGTTTTATCTTGATCCTCATGGGTGTGCGAAAAATCAGGTTGATGGGGAAGTGTTGATGGCCTATCTCCTGTCTGCAGGGTGGCAGGCGGTAGGCGCGCCGGAAGATGCGGACCTTATTGTGGTGAATTCCTGTGGATTTATTCAGAGTGCCAAAGAAGAGTCCATAGAAGCCGTTATGGAATGGAAAAAATTATTCCCTTCTAAAAAAATATTGCTGGCAGGCTGTCTTGCCCAGCGGTATGGGGAGGCCCTGGCCCGGGAGCTTCCTGAGGCGGATGCCCTCTTCGGGAATATGGACCTTTCCCTGGCGCCCCAGGCCGCAGAAGCGGCTTTGGCATCAACCCATCAAAGCCTGCTTCCCCCCCTTCCGTCGGGCTCTGAAAAGGAGGGCCTTTCTTGCTTTACCCACCGGCCCCTTACGTCTTTCCCTGGCAGTGCCTACGTAAAACTGACCGAAGGCTGTGATAATCGCTGCAGTTATTGTGCCATTCCTCTTATTCGGGGGCCCCTCCGCTCCCGACCGGTTGAGTCCATCGTGGAAGAATGTCAGGCCCTCCTTCAACGGGGCGTGAGGGAACTCTGTCTAGTAGGTCAGGACCTGGGCTCCTATGGGAAAGATATAGGTCCCTCTCGGGAAGGCGAATTTTCTACGCTCCTTCCTGAGTTGGTGCGGCGCCTTTCTCAACTGTCAGGGGACTTCTGGATTCGACTGTTGTACATTCATCCGGATCACTTCCCCGGGGAACTCCTTGAATTGTGCGAGAAGGATCCTCGTATTCTCCCGTATTTTGATCTTCCCTTCCAGCATGCCTCTCCCCGTATCCTGCGCCTTATGAATAGAAAAGGGAACCCTGAAACGTACCTCGACCTTATTAAAAGAATTCGGGATGCCCTTCCCCACGCTACTATCCGTTCTACCTTCCTTGTTGGCTTCCCCGGCGAAACAGAAGAGGATTTTCAGACCCTTCGCCAGTTCCAGGAAGCTGCTCAATTGGATTGGCTTGGGGTTTTTGCCTATTCCCGGGAAGAGGATACCCCAGCCTATCATTTTAAAGGACGGGTGCCGCAGAAAATAGCCTTACACCGTAAGAAAGAAATCGAAACAGCCCAGATACCCATAACAGAAAACCGACTGGAACGTCTGGTTGGTCAGGAATTACAAATCATAGTGGAAGAACAGATAGAAAACGAAGAGAACCTCTACATCGGTCGAGGAATCTATCATGCGCCAGAGGTGGATGGGGCGGTGGTGCTCACCGCGTCGCAGCCCCTGCAGGTGGGTACCTTTACCAGATCTCGCATTGTGGCCCGCTGTGGCTTCGATCTGGATGGGGTGAATTCCGATGGAAGCTGA
- a CDS encoding helix-turn-helix domain-containing protein has protein sequence MESLGEKLRKARENLGLSYEDVYRDTNISIRYLEALEKEEFSQFPGEPYLLGFLRNYGEYLGLNAQELLSQYRSMKLQEQPVPIEQLLKNPEPSHHWPMIGVGLLVLALVAGGVLGWFFLIKGPSGTTENAPPRKATEYTLTGGILKKRLYPGDSLLVTIAKDTYKVELLTIDEQVHLSTASGEVVVNLGQEIGIDLNNDGTKDLQIYVEDLVKNKPERGTALRFEYRALTQEETQNLGTNPASPGNTAAAQPAETVVSGSEMGGTGGTPGASAIGPNILSSPNPYPFTLQVTFKGSCLFRWEADRKERNEQYFQKADILNIQAQNGIRLWISNATAAKLQVIGGGKTVDVEIGNPGEVVVTDIKWIKDDEGRYRLVPVRLD, from the coding sequence GTGGAATCTCTGGGTGAAAAGCTACGAAAAGCCCGGGAGAATTTGGGCTTAAGTTATGAGGATGTATATCGGGACACTAATATTTCCATCCGGTATCTGGAAGCGTTAGAGAAGGAAGAATTCAGTCAGTTTCCAGGTGAGCCTTATTTGTTAGGTTTTTTGCGTAACTATGGGGAGTATCTTGGTTTGAACGCTCAGGAACTTCTGTCCCAGTATCGGAGCATGAAGCTTCAGGAGCAGCCGGTCCCCATAGAACAGTTGTTAAAGAATCCTGAGCCTTCTCATCATTGGCCCATGATAGGTGTTGGCCTTTTAGTACTTGCCCTTGTAGCTGGGGGGGTATTGGGCTGGTTCTTTTTAATAAAAGGGCCTTCTGGAACTACGGAGAATGCTCCTCCTCGAAAAGCCACAGAGTATACCCTTACAGGGGGGATACTGAAAAAGCGATTGTATCCTGGAGATAGTCTTTTAGTTACCATAGCAAAAGATACCTATAAAGTAGAACTCCTGACGATAGATGAACAAGTACATCTTTCTACCGCTTCAGGAGAAGTGGTGGTCAATTTGGGCCAGGAGATTGGCATCGATCTTAACAACGATGGGACTAAGGACCTCCAGATTTATGTGGAGGACCTCGTGAAAAACAAACCAGAACGGGGAACGGCTCTTCGTTTTGAATACCGGGCTCTTACTCAAGAAGAAACTCAAAACCTTGGAACGAACCCCGCTTCTCCCGGAAATACGGCGGCGGCTCAGCCCGCAGAAACGGTCGTGTCTGGCTCTGAGATGGGGGGAACGGGGGGAACACCGGGAGCTTCTGCGATTGGTCCGAATATTCTCTCTTCTCCTAACCCCTATCCTTTCACTCTTCAGGTGACGTTTAAGGGATCCTGCCTTTTTCGGTGGGAAGCGGATAGAAAAGAACGAAATGAGCAATACTTTCAGAAGGCGGATATTTTGAATATCCAGGCCCAGAATGGGATACGGTTGTGGATCTCCAATGCGACGGCGGCTAAACTGCAAGTCATAGGTGGGGGAAAAACGGTTGATGTGGAAATCGGCAATCCCGGTGAAGTTGTGGTTACTGATATAAAGTGGATTAAAGATGATGAGGGCCGGTACCGCCTTGTACCAGTGCGATTAGATTAG
- a CDS encoding outer membrane lipoprotein carrier protein LolA, whose protein sequence is MQKRCCFALMIAFSVSFLMAPAAQEIVTADKFLAQVGDVYNSIKDYQARLKISSGKNDMEGTIIYRAPNLIRMDFSVPQEQVIVYNGEVLMVYLPEYRAILRQEVAGESKSTGATFASSQGLVLLRRNYLPAYQTGPDPVPLDDKNPTPVVKLVLTRRNVSEGFREIRLSVEPQSKLIYRIEARTVADELIIFNFSNIVLNQGIPEGRFAYDAPASANVYNNFLFKSSN, encoded by the coding sequence ATGCAAAAGAGATGTTGTTTTGCGCTGATGATAGCTTTTTCCGTTAGTTTCCTCATGGCTCCTGCAGCCCAGGAGATTGTGACGGCAGATAAATTCCTTGCTCAGGTTGGGGATGTCTATAATAGTATAAAAGATTATCAGGCCCGATTAAAAATTAGTTCTGGGAAAAATGACATGGAAGGTACCATTATATATCGGGCTCCTAATCTTATACGGATGGATTTTTCTGTTCCCCAGGAGCAGGTGATTGTATATAACGGAGAGGTCCTGATGGTGTATCTCCCGGAATACCGGGCGATACTTCGTCAGGAGGTTGCAGGGGAATCTAAAAGTACGGGAGCTACCTTTGCTTCTTCTCAGGGGCTTGTGCTGTTGCGAAGAAATTACCTTCCTGCATATCAGACAGGACCTGATCCCGTGCCCCTTGATGATAAAAACCCAACGCCGGTGGTAAAACTGGTGCTTACCCGCCGCAATGTTTCTGAGGGGTTCCGGGAAATCCGGCTTAGTGTTGAACCTCAGAGTAAATTGATATATCGAATTGAAGCCCGGACAGTGGCGGACGAACTTATTATTTTTAATTTTTCTAATATTGTGTTAAATCAGGGTATCCCGGAAGGTCGCTTTGCCTATGATGCTCCTGCTTCGGCGAATGTGTATAATAATTTCTTGTTTAAAAGTAGTAATTAG
- a CDS encoding YhbY family RNA-binding protein: MLSSKQRSYLSGLASVQKAVILVGKEGVSEPLYRAFEQALEDHELVKVRFIAFKEERRDLAAQLASQSKAELVRLIGNTAIFYRPSEKPEIEHIVLPHS, translated from the coding sequence ATGTTGTCGAGTAAACAACGGAGTTATTTATCAGGCCTTGCTTCGGTGCAAAAGGCGGTGATATTAGTGGGGAAAGAGGGTGTTTCGGAACCCCTGTATCGAGCTTTTGAGCAAGCCCTTGAAGATCATGAACTGGTAAAAGTGCGTTTTATCGCTTTTAAAGAAGAGCGCAGGGACTTGGCGGCGCAACTTGCTTCCCAGAGCAAAGCCGAATTGGTGCGACTCATAGGAAACACCGCAATCTTTTATCGGCCCTCGGAAAAACCAGAGATAGAGCATATTGTTCTTCCTCATTCTTAA
- the ftsH gene encoding ATP-dependent zinc metalloprotease FtsH, with protein MPKISKPNPKRKKTGAPSPFNHLFPGPGNGNGPLGNWQWRFSLVYVVILVVLMSLFNYVFLSNVNPTIDFSEFKAKIASGEIKRVELDSSYYTGYTTNKKETPDPITRRYSVPQKAYRTVPIYDPDLIKLMDEKGVSYYAVSKEGSAVLDFIFSWLLPFAFFFFIWRLILRRVGNMGSNVLSIGQNRAVIVAEGDVVTRFSDVAGVDEAKEELMEVVDFLRNPRKYTEIGGKIPKGVLLVGPPGTGKTLLARAVAGEAGVPFFRMSGADFVEMFVGVGAARVRDLFKQAREKAPCIIFIDELDAIGKSRITGAIGGNDEREQTLNQLLVEMDGFDATSGLIILAATNRPDVLDPALLRPGRFDRQVLVDKPDLAGREAILRIHTRNVKLAPTVDLSRVARKTSGFAGADLANIVNEAALLAVRAGRKQVEQQDFDEAIEKVVAGLQKKNRAISESERKIVAYHETGHALVAAFTPGSDPVQKISIVPRGYGALGYTLQLPLEDRYLMTEEELLGKIDVLLGGRAAEEVVFGKISTGAANDLTRATDIARRMITDYGMSPRFRNVALTQRGASMLQGSLSEPLLHREYSESTQQYIDEEIARIVNERYTAVKGLLVEKRPLLEKIAEHLLEKETLEEQEFKELVGAAVS; from the coding sequence ATGCCGAAGATATCAAAACCAAATCCTAAGAGAAAAAAAACAGGGGCGCCGTCTCCTTTTAATCATCTCTTCCCGGGCCCCGGAAATGGGAATGGGCCCCTTGGAAACTGGCAATGGCGTTTTTCCCTGGTCTACGTGGTAATCCTGGTAGTGTTGATGAGTCTTTTTAACTATGTGTTTCTAAGTAATGTGAATCCTACCATCGATTTTTCTGAATTTAAGGCAAAGATTGCTTCTGGTGAGATTAAGCGAGTTGAACTCGATTCTTCATATTATACGGGCTATACCACCAATAAAAAAGAGACTCCAGACCCCATTACCCGCCGCTATTCGGTTCCCCAGAAGGCCTACAGAACGGTTCCTATCTATGACCCCGATTTAATTAAATTGATGGATGAAAAGGGGGTAAGCTACTACGCGGTCTCAAAAGAAGGCAGTGCGGTGCTTGATTTTATTTTTAGCTGGCTGCTCCCCTTCGCATTTTTCTTTTTTATCTGGCGCCTTATTCTTCGCCGGGTAGGGAATATGGGAAGTAATGTCCTATCTATCGGCCAGAATCGGGCGGTTATCGTGGCCGAAGGGGATGTGGTTACCCGTTTTAGCGATGTGGCCGGGGTGGATGAAGCAAAGGAAGAACTTATGGAAGTGGTAGACTTCCTGCGGAATCCCCGAAAGTACACCGAAATTGGGGGCAAAATCCCCAAGGGGGTGCTGCTGGTGGGGCCTCCCGGCACAGGGAAGACCCTTCTTGCCCGGGCCGTCGCCGGAGAAGCGGGGGTCCCCTTTTTCCGGATGAGCGGTGCTGATTTTGTGGAGATGTTTGTTGGTGTTGGGGCCGCCCGCGTGCGGGACCTGTTTAAACAGGCCCGGGAAAAGGCTCCCTGTATCATCTTTATAGATGAGCTTGATGCGATTGGTAAAAGCCGTATCACCGGTGCCATTGGGGGCAACGACGAACGGGAACAAACCCTGAATCAACTCCTGGTGGAGATGGACGGCTTTGATGCCACGAGCGGTCTTATCATCCTGGCTGCTACGAACCGACCCGATGTGCTCGATCCGGCCCTGCTCCGGCCCGGCCGCTTTGACCGGCAGGTGTTGGTTGATAAACCGGATCTGGCTGGGCGGGAGGCGATTCTTCGTATCCACACGAGAAACGTGAAACTTGCTCCCACGGTAGATCTTTCCCGGGTGGCCCGTAAAACCTCGGGTTTTGCCGGCGCGGACCTGGCGAACATTGTGAATGAAGCGGCCCTCCTTGCGGTCCGGGCCGGAAGGAAACAGGTGGAACAGCAGGATTTTGATGAGGCTATCGAAAAGGTCGTTGCGGGGCTCCAGAAGAAAAATCGGGCTATTTCTGAGTCGGAACGGAAAATTGTAGCCTACCATGAAACCGGCCATGCCCTGGTGGCGGCCTTCACGCCAGGATCCGATCCGGTCCAGAAGATTTCCATCGTTCCCCGGGGATACGGTGCCCTGGGGTATACCCTGCAGCTCCCGTTAGAAGACCGCTACCTTATGACCGAGGAAGAACTGCTAGGTAAGATTGATGTCCTTTTGGGTGGCCGGGCCGCGGAAGAGGTGGTGTTTGGGAAAATTTCTACCGGCGCTGCCAACGATCTTACCCGGGCCACGGATATTGCCCGTCGGATGATCACCGATTATGGGATGAGCCCTCGCTTCAGGAACGTAGCTCTCACTCAGCGGGGGGCGAGTATGCTCCAGGGTTCCCTTTCGGAACCGCTCCTTCATCGGGAGTATTCCGAATCGACCCAGCAGTATATTGACGAAGAAATCGCCCGCATTGTGAACGAACGCTATACCGCAGTTAAGGGGCTCTTAGTGGAAAAACGGCCCCTCTTAGAAAAAATAGCCGAACACCTATTAGAAAAGGAAACCCTGGAAGAGCAGGAGTTTAAAGAACTGGTAGGGGCAGCGGTCTCGTAA